One window of the Lytechinus pictus isolate F3 Inbred chromosome 5, Lp3.0, whole genome shotgun sequence genome contains the following:
- the LOC135154192 gene encoding uncharacterized protein LOC135154192, protein MVTLWLAGSLGQPIGSCGQRLTGVRKAYERRYGKTKAGMISSTALSSVSNTASGKGGNRNISGKSKSTSGSSSKSNANDTVALCRKSSDDSQGMDCHDNPVKTSSVDETNHLNNGLSTNQDSTKKKLSPDGPLQHNEIQCLVKDSEKNINQGKQNGGLSKEAKVAMENMISKSNVASNNENIA, encoded by the exons ATGGTGACGTTGTGGCTGGCCGGAAGTCTGGGTCAACCCATCGGGTCGtgtggtcaaaggctgaccggg GTGAGGAAAGCATACGAGCGTCGATACGGCAAGACCAAGGCGGGAATGATCAGTTCTACAGCCCTTTCGTCCGTCTCCAATACTGCAAGCGGCAAGGGTGGTAACAGGAATATTTCGGGAAAGTCTAAGTCGACTTCTGGATCATCTTCTAAAAGCAATGCAAATGACACGGTGGCGCTTTGCAGGAAAAGCAGTGACGACTCGCAGGGCATG GATTGTCATGATAACCCGGTGAAAACGTCAAGCGTAGATGAAACTAACCATCTTAACAATGGATTAAGTACCAATCAGGATTCTACAAAGAAGAAACTAAGC CCTGACGGACCACTACAGCACAACGAAATACAGTGCCTCGTGAAAGATAG CGAAAAGAATATCAACCAAGGAAAGCAAAATGGCGGACTGTCCAAGGAAGCTAAGGTGGCTATGGAAAACATGATTTCAAAATCTAATGTCGCCTCGAACAATGAGAATATTGCATAG